From the genome of Halobellus litoreus, one region includes:
- a CDS encoding DHH family phosphoesterase yields the protein MDWITHDEDVWFDFRGDSPKQLTPGRYYKGTVDGFADFGVFVDLAPGVTGLLHRSELDRRLESLDWESGDTVFVQVKNVRSNGNIDLGWSIRQSESEFRGARVHDPDGDDDGEPIDNGSADDGPTPVKKTPKGISTKSRVGNGTDSTEDTEQSASTSAATETERPDDDGDSVDASEASGDEVTETTEEADAETEFEFEEASESDATTDDEEPTEVEAPERVTVDSLGDRVGERVRIEGEVVGARQTGGPTIFEVRDETAVVDCAAFVEAGVRAYPEVDEGDVVRLDGEVELRRGELQVETEELTALSGDEAATVETRLEDALSEKARPETVEPLAADEAVEAVTDQLADAAEAIRTAVLQSRPIVVRHAATADGYVAGAAIERAVLPLIREEHARADAEYHFFTRRPLDDPVYGMDAATNDVTRMLQDNERHDEKLPLVVLVGVGGTTDSLDGLGLLGVYGASRVVVDADAVDTEIVDEASVLVSPSLTDVDASGLSTGALGANLAAAVNADASDDLAHLPAVSYWQETPAAYVDLASEAGYGADGTRKLREAVALEAYYQSYQDKRELITDLLFEDDGGLAGHVSEQFRIKLDDEVETAEANLETREVDGVSVAVLDADSYSHRFDFPPTSLLADALHRRADDDRVATIVYSTDELFVRAEGVDVRTAAADASDAVPEGGITAVGIRQNRVEFLSGAREDVVDAVAAAVVDQL from the coding sequence ATGGATTGGATTACGCACGACGAGGACGTCTGGTTCGATTTCCGGGGAGATTCCCCGAAGCAGCTCACGCCGGGGCGGTACTACAAGGGTACCGTCGATGGATTCGCGGATTTCGGCGTCTTCGTCGACCTCGCGCCCGGAGTGACCGGGCTCCTGCACCGTAGCGAACTCGACCGTCGCCTCGAGAGCCTCGACTGGGAGTCCGGCGACACCGTCTTCGTCCAGGTGAAGAACGTCCGGAGCAACGGGAACATCGATCTCGGCTGGTCGATTCGTCAGTCGGAGTCGGAGTTCCGGGGTGCGCGCGTCCACGACCCCGACGGCGACGACGACGGCGAACCGATCGACAACGGCTCCGCCGACGACGGTCCCACGCCGGTCAAGAAGACGCCGAAGGGGATCTCGACGAAATCCCGTGTCGGCAACGGGACGGATTCGACCGAGGACACCGAACAGTCGGCTTCCACGTCGGCAGCAACGGAAACCGAACGCCCGGACGACGATGGCGACTCTGTGGACGCCAGTGAGGCGTCCGGAGATGAGGTCACCGAAACGACCGAGGAAGCGGACGCGGAGACCGAGTTCGAGTTCGAGGAGGCGTCCGAATCGGACGCGACAACCGACGACGAGGAACCGACGGAAGTCGAAGCGCCCGAGCGCGTCACCGTCGACTCCCTCGGCGACCGCGTTGGCGAACGCGTCCGGATCGAAGGAGAGGTCGTCGGAGCGCGTCAGACCGGCGGGCCGACCATCTTCGAGGTCCGCGACGAGACGGCCGTCGTCGACTGCGCGGCGTTCGTCGAAGCCGGCGTCCGCGCGTACCCCGAGGTCGACGAGGGCGACGTCGTCAGACTCGACGGCGAGGTCGAACTCCGACGCGGCGAACTGCAGGTCGAAACCGAGGAGTTGACGGCTCTCTCCGGAGACGAGGCCGCGACCGTCGAAACCCGGCTCGAAGACGCGCTCTCGGAGAAGGCTCGTCCGGAGACCGTCGAGCCGCTCGCGGCGGACGAGGCGGTCGAGGCCGTCACCGATCAACTCGCGGACGCCGCGGAAGCGATCCGGACCGCCGTGTTGCAGTCGCGACCGATCGTCGTCCGCCACGCCGCTACCGCCGACGGCTACGTCGCCGGCGCGGCCATCGAACGCGCGGTGCTGCCGCTCATCCGGGAGGAGCACGCCCGCGCGGACGCCGAGTACCACTTCTTCACCCGACGGCCGCTCGACGATCCCGTCTACGGGATGGACGCCGCGACCAACGACGTGACGCGAATGCTGCAGGACAACGAGCGCCACGACGAGAAACTGCCGCTCGTGGTTCTCGTCGGCGTCGGCGGCACCACGGACTCGCTCGACGGCCTCGGACTCCTCGGCGTCTACGGGGCGTCCCGGGTCGTCGTCGACGCCGACGCGGTCGACACCGAAATCGTCGACGAGGCGAGCGTCCTCGTCTCGCCGAGCCTCACCGACGTCGACGCCTCGGGCCTCTCGACTGGTGCGCTCGGTGCGAACCTCGCGGCCGCCGTCAACGCCGACGCGAGCGACGACCTCGCGCACCTCCCCGCGGTGAGCTACTGGCAGGAGACGCCGGCGGCGTACGTCGACCTCGCGAGCGAGGCCGGCTACGGCGCCGACGGGACTCGCAAGCTCCGCGAGGCCGTCGCGCTGGAAGCCTACTACCAGTCCTACCAGGACAAACGCGAGCTCATCACCGACCTGCTGTTCGAGGACGACGGCGGCCTCGCCGGTCATGTCTCCGAGCAGTTCCGGATCAAACTCGACGACGAGGTCGAGACCGCCGAAGCGAACCTCGAAACCCGGGAGGTCGACGGCGTCTCGGTCGCCGTCCTCGACGCCGACTCCTACAGTCACCGCTTCGACTTCCCGCCGACGTCGCTGCTCGCGGACGCGCTGCACCGCCGGGCCGACGACGACCGGGTGGCGACGATCGTCTACTCCACGGACGAGCTGTTCGTCCGCGCCGAGGGCGTCGACGTCCGGACCGCTGCGGCCGACGCCAGTGACGCCGTCCCCGAGGGCGGAATCACGGCCGTCGGCATCCGACAGAACCGCGTGGAGTTCCTCTCCGGCGCGCGAGAGGACGTCGTCGACGCCGTCGCCGCGGCCGTCGTCGACCAGCTCTGA
- a CDS encoding thymidine kinase — protein MHAITNSGWIEVVTGSMFSGKTEEVLRRLRRAEIAGQEVAAFKPAVDDRYGETTVGSHVGRQWNAAVVPSEGEGVWEIRERLDGEDVVAVDEANFFGPELVDVCQRLADDGRRVVVSGIDQTYRGEPFEPLPQLMAVAEYVDKLQAICSQCGEPATRNQRLVEGEPAHVDDPTIVVGAEESYEARCRNCHTLRRE, from the coding sequence ATGCACGCCATCACGAACAGCGGCTGGATCGAGGTCGTCACGGGGTCGATGTTCTCCGGAAAGACCGAGGAGGTCCTCCGTCGCCTCCGGCGCGCGGAGATCGCGGGTCAGGAGGTCGCCGCGTTCAAACCGGCTGTCGACGACCGCTACGGGGAGACGACCGTCGGGTCACACGTCGGTCGGCAGTGGAACGCCGCCGTCGTTCCCAGCGAGGGCGAGGGGGTCTGGGAGATCCGCGAGCGTCTCGACGGCGAGGACGTCGTCGCGGTCGACGAGGCGAACTTCTTCGGCCCGGAACTGGTGGACGTCTGTCAGCGCCTCGCCGACGACGGCCGCCGGGTGGTCGTCTCGGGAATCGACCAGACGTACAGGGGCGAGCCGTTCGAGCCGCTGCCCCAACTGATGGCCGTCGCGGAGTACGTCGACAAACTGCAGGCCATCTGCTCGCAGTGCGGCGAGCCGGCGACGCGGAACCAGCGGCTCGTCGAGGGCGAACCCGCCCACGTCGACGATCCGACCATCGTCGTCGGCGCCGAGGAGTCCTACGAGGCCCGGTGCCGGAACTGTCATACGCTTCGCCGCGAGTAG
- a CDS encoding thiamine pyrophosphate-dependent dehydrogenase E1 component subunit alpha, with the protein MYENMVTARHYEERLQEEYLEGKQPAFDISAGPIPGELHLAAGQEAAAAGVCQHLRDDDAVTAPHRPHHVAIAKGVDLQRMTAEIFGRQTGLGKGKGGHMHLFDPEVHFACSGIIAEGCPPAAGAGLAAKKRNEDSVAVAYLGEGAIDQGAFLESLNFAAVFDLPVVFVIEDNDWAISMPKERVTDVENGANRADGFEMPGVRVDADDAVEIYEVAGEAIGRARDRNGPTVLEVQVHRRMGHFMGDPQTYRPEADQDAALARDSIERLEADLRDYGVDDETMESIREESHERVEAAIAWAKEQPKPDPADAYEDMFVNPPSGVTDSEPDFDVAGGDD; encoded by the coding sequence ATGTACGAGAATATGGTGACCGCTCGCCACTACGAGGAGCGGTTGCAGGAGGAGTATCTGGAGGGCAAACAGCCGGCCTTCGACATCTCGGCCGGGCCGATTCCCGGAGAACTCCACCTCGCCGCGGGACAGGAGGCGGCGGCCGCGGGCGTCTGCCAGCACCTCCGCGACGACGACGCGGTGACCGCGCCGCACCGGCCCCACCACGTCGCCATCGCGAAGGGCGTGGATCTCCAGCGAATGACCGCCGAAATCTTCGGCCGGCAGACGGGACTGGGAAAGGGGAAGGGCGGACATATGCACCTGTTCGACCCCGAGGTCCACTTCGCCTGCAGCGGGATCATCGCCGAGGGCTGTCCCCCCGCCGCCGGCGCGGGCCTCGCGGCGAAGAAGCGAAACGAGGACAGCGTCGCCGTCGCGTACCTCGGGGAGGGCGCGATCGACCAGGGCGCGTTCCTGGAGTCGCTGAACTTCGCGGCGGTCTTCGATCTCCCGGTCGTCTTCGTCATCGAGGACAACGACTGGGCGATCAGTATGCCCAAAGAACGCGTCACCGACGTCGAGAACGGCGCGAATCGGGCCGACGGGTTCGAGATGCCCGGCGTCCGCGTCGACGCCGACGACGCCGTCGAGATCTACGAGGTCGCCGGCGAGGCGATCGGCCGCGCCCGCGACCGCAACGGACCGACGGTCCTCGAAGTGCAGGTGCACCGTCGGATGGGCCACTTTATGGGAGACCCCCAGACCTATCGGCCGGAAGCGGACCAAGACGCGGCTCTCGCACGCGACTCCATCGAGCGACTGGAGGCGGACCTCCGCGACTACGGCGTGGACGACGAGACGATGGAATCGATCCGCGAAGAGTCCCACGAGCGGGTCGAGGCGGCGATCGCGTGGGCCAAAGAGCAGCCGAAACCGGACCCGGCGGACGCATACGAGGATATGTTCGTGAATCCACCGAGCGGCGTGACCGACAGCGAACCCGACTTCGACGTCGCAGGGGGTGACGACTGA
- a CDS encoding lipoyl domain-containing protein has product MSGTDDRVPVTADEWADEADSDEGIVVNWFVREGATVEEGESVCEIQIEKVSIDVLAPASGTIAEIVKAEDDEFERGDTLAWITPEA; this is encoded by the coding sequence ATGAGCGGAACCGACGACCGCGTTCCGGTGACCGCCGACGAGTGGGCCGACGAGGCCGACAGCGACGAGGGGATCGTCGTCAACTGGTTCGTCCGGGAAGGCGCGACGGTCGAGGAAGGAGAGAGCGTCTGTGAGATCCAGATCGAGAAGGTCAGCATCGACGTGCTCGCGCCGGCCAGTGGGACGATAGCCGAGATCGTCAAAGCGGAAGACGACGAGTTCGAGCGCGGCGACACGCTGGCGTGGATCACCCCGGAAGCGTAG
- a CDS encoding DUF429 domain-containing protein: protein MNTYVGVDGCPEGWIAVVYSDTDFVGAWFYEDVSDLWESHADAERILVDVPIGLRENSSDPRECDAAARDVLKPDRYRSVFPTPVRQAARQDSYEDAKEKQEERTDGSLNRQTWGITPKIDEVDRFLLENEAARGAIREAHPEVCFWAFAGEEMAYSKTNDGARAFWERVAVLRTLEEDVYDHLWEVGTGDLGGSPSTDDVVDAFAVALTARGDGDGLETLPDDPEEDEAGLPMEMVYRPKPRA from the coding sequence ATGAACACCTACGTCGGCGTCGACGGTTGTCCGGAGGGGTGGATTGCAGTGGTGTACTCGGACACGGATTTCGTGGGGGCGTGGTTCTACGAAGACGTCTCCGATCTCTGGGAGAGCCACGCCGATGCCGAGCGGATCCTCGTCGACGTCCCGATCGGGCTTCGCGAGAACTCCAGTGATCCACGGGAGTGTGATGCAGCCGCGCGTGACGTACTCAAGCCCGATCGATACAGGAGCGTCTTTCCAACCCCGGTGCGGCAGGCAGCCCGCCAGGACTCCTACGAGGACGCCAAGGAGAAACAGGAGGAGCGAACCGACGGGAGCCTGAACCGGCAGACGTGGGGCATCACGCCGAAGATCGACGAGGTCGATCGGTTCCTTCTGGAAAACGAAGCTGCTCGCGGCGCGATACGGGAGGCACATCCCGAAGTCTGCTTCTGGGCGTTCGCCGGTGAAGAGATGGCGTACTCGAAGACCAACGATGGAGCGCGAGCCTTCTGGGAGCGAGTCGCCGTTCTTCGGACGCTCGAGGAGGACGTGTACGATCACCTCTGGGAAGTCGGAACCGGAGACCTCGGTGGCTCGCCATCGACTGACGACGTCGTCGACGCCTTCGCAGTCGCGCTGACCGCCCGCGGCGACGGAGACGGTCTCGAAACGCTTCCGGATGATCCCGAGGAAGACGAAGCAGGTCTCCCGATGGAGATGGTGTACCGACCGAAGCCGAGGGCGTAG
- a CDS encoding YIP1 family protein yields MTTWVENPDGGRERGPRGLLRAWVEVLVRPQQFFRNGVAPGDQAPGLVFAVVVAVAYTIGLFAFAPERIPALAGGRTVSVALALAAVALVVAPAALHLTAALQTVILIVAVRDRAGVSETVQVVAYATAPCVVAGLPWPALRLVCALYGGALLVIGLREVHGTTTVRALAAGAVPATLLFGSAFGGLDAGEAVLRAAGLI; encoded by the coding sequence GTGACCACCTGGGTCGAGAATCCCGACGGCGGCCGCGAGCGCGGACCGCGCGGGCTCCTGCGTGCGTGGGTCGAAGTCCTCGTCAGGCCGCAACAGTTCTTCAGGAACGGCGTCGCGCCGGGCGATCAGGCACCGGGGCTGGTCTTCGCCGTGGTCGTCGCCGTGGCCTACACAATCGGGCTCTTCGCGTTCGCCCCCGAGCGGATTCCGGCGCTGGCCGGCGGTCGAACCGTGTCGGTCGCGCTCGCGCTCGCCGCCGTGGCGCTCGTCGTCGCCCCCGCGGCGCTGCACCTGACCGCCGCGTTGCAGACGGTCATCCTGATCGTCGCGGTTCGAGACCGGGCGGGCGTGAGCGAGACAGTTCAGGTCGTCGCCTACGCCACGGCCCCGTGCGTCGTCGCCGGTCTCCCCTGGCCGGCGCTGCGACTCGTCTGTGCACTCTACGGGGGCGCGCTGCTCGTGATCGGCCTCCGGGAAGTGCACGGGACGACGACCGTCCGCGCCCTCGCCGCCGGGGCCGTCCCGGCGACGCTGCTCTTCGGCTCCGCGTTCGGCGGTCTCGACGCCGGGGAGGCCGTTCTCCGGGCCGCCGGACTGATCTGA
- a CDS encoding tRNA uridine(34) 5-carboxymethylaminomethyl modification radical SAM/GNAT enzyme Elp3 → MSADADPEPGSEGESDPTETEAFRRTCEDLVQRILDGDVGRDDLESAKLDACSTHSSPKVPKNAEILQHAPQGRREEVKEVVQRKPVRTASGVSPVAIMTSPQMCPHGKCLYCPGGPASEFDSAQSYTGHEPAAARGEQNEYDPYGQVTLRLEQLRHIGHPVDKVELILMGGTMTARSHDYQEWFVKRALEALNDYDLDSEPSPAEDQSFKPDPEDVEFRYVEDVITENETADIRNIGTTFETKPDWCDPEQIDRMLDLGATKVEVGVQTTYERINREMHRGHGVQASIDANRRLRDSGFKVGFHMMPGQPGMTKEMILEDFRQLFEREEYRPDYLKIYPTLVVRGTRVYDQWRRDEFEPLGNEEAAEIVSEVMGMIPEYTRLQRVQRDIPADFIDAGVWKSNLRQLAAQRAEEKGIDLRDIRAREAGMNEADPDPERVELNVTTYDVAGGTEHFLAFEDPVEDLLVGFCRLRFPNDPVRRELTDAAIVRELHVYGSEAGIGSGEGEWQHRGYGRRLIRRAEELAADAGYGKLAIISGIGAREYYREKLGYHQDGPYVSKPLS, encoded by the coding sequence GTGAGCGCCGACGCCGATCCCGAGCCCGGGTCAGAGGGGGAATCAGACCCGACGGAGACCGAGGCGTTCCGACGCACCTGCGAGGACCTCGTTCAGCGGATCCTGGACGGCGACGTCGGACGCGACGATCTGGAGTCCGCGAAGCTCGACGCCTGCTCGACGCATTCCTCGCCGAAGGTCCCGAAGAACGCGGAGATCCTCCAGCACGCGCCGCAGGGTCGACGCGAGGAGGTCAAGGAGGTCGTCCAGCGCAAGCCCGTCCGAACCGCTTCGGGCGTCTCCCCGGTGGCGATTATGACCTCGCCGCAGATGTGTCCGCACGGGAAGTGCCTCTACTGTCCGGGCGGTCCGGCCTCGGAGTTCGACTCCGCGCAGTCCTACACGGGCCACGAACCGGCCGCAGCGCGCGGCGAGCAGAACGAGTACGACCCCTACGGACAGGTGACGCTCCGCCTCGAACAGCTGCGACACATCGGGCACCCCGTCGACAAAGTCGAACTCATCCTGATGGGCGGGACGATGACCGCGCGCAGCCACGACTACCAGGAGTGGTTCGTCAAGCGCGCCCTGGAGGCGTTGAACGACTACGACCTCGACTCCGAGCCCTCGCCAGCGGAGGATCAGTCGTTCAAGCCGGACCCCGAGGACGTCGAGTTCCGCTACGTCGAAGACGTGATCACCGAGAACGAGACGGCCGACATCCGGAACATCGGCACGACGTTCGAGACGAAGCCCGACTGGTGCGATCCCGAGCAGATCGACCGGATGCTGGATCTGGGCGCGACCAAAGTGGAGGTCGGCGTTCAGACGACCTACGAGCGGATCAATCGCGAGATGCACCGCGGTCACGGCGTGCAGGCGTCGATCGACGCGAACCGCAGGCTCCGCGATTCCGGCTTCAAAGTGGGCTTCCATATGATGCCGGGACAACCGGGGATGACGAAGGAGATGATCCTCGAGGACTTCCGGCAACTGTTCGAGCGCGAGGAGTACCGCCCGGACTACCTCAAGATCTACCCGACGCTCGTCGTTCGCGGGACGCGTGTCTACGATCAGTGGCGGCGCGACGAGTTCGAGCCGCTGGGCAACGAGGAGGCCGCCGAGATCGTGAGCGAGGTGATGGGGATGATCCCAGAGTACACGCGACTGCAGCGCGTCCAACGCGACATCCCCGCGGACTTCATCGACGCCGGCGTCTGGAAGTCGAACCTCCGGCAGCTCGCCGCGCAGCGGGCCGAAGAGAAGGGGATCGACCTCCGAGACATCCGTGCCCGCGAGGCCGGGATGAACGAGGCCGACCCCGACCCCGAGCGAGTCGAGTTGAACGTGACGACCTACGACGTCGCCGGCGGGACCGAGCACTTCCTCGCGTTCGAGGACCCCGTCGAGGATCTGCTCGTCGGGTTCTGTCGGCTCCGATTCCCGAACGACCCGGTCCGTCGAGAACTGACGGACGCGGCTATCGTCCGGGAACTCCACGTCTACGGGAGCGAGGCCGGCATCGGCAGCGGCGAGGGCGAGTGGCAGCACAGGGGCTACGGGCGACGCTTGATCCGCCGGGCGGAGGAACTCGCCGCCGATGCCGGCTACGGGAAACTCGCGATCATCTCCGGCATCGGCGCGCGGGAGTACTACCGGGAGAAGCTCGGCTACCACCAGGACGGGCCGTACGTCTCCAAGCCGCTGTCGTGA
- a CDS encoding RidA family protein, protein MERRRIASGTEWESKVGYSRAVRVGSQIHVSGTTATDDEGDVVGEGDPAAQTKQALANIEAALREADASLDDVVRTRLFVTDIEDWEAIGDAHGEYFGDVRPATSMLEVSRLITPELLVEIEAVAVVDDGS, encoded by the coding sequence ATGGAACGCCGTCGAATCGCCTCAGGCACAGAGTGGGAATCGAAGGTCGGGTACTCTCGAGCGGTCCGGGTCGGCTCACAGATCCACGTCTCCGGGACGACCGCGACCGACGACGAGGGCGACGTCGTCGGCGAGGGCGATCCCGCCGCGCAGACCAAACAGGCCCTTGCGAACATCGAAGCCGCCCTCAGGGAGGCCGACGCGTCGCTCGACGACGTCGTCCGCACCCGGCTGTTCGTCACCGACATCGAGGACTGGGAGGCGATCGGGGACGCCCACGGCGAGTACTTCGGTGACGTCCGACCGGCGACGAGTATGCTGGAAGTGAGCCGGCTGATCACCCCGGAACTCCTCGTCGAGATCGAGGCCGTCGCCGTCGTCGACGACGGGTCGTAG
- a CDS encoding GNAT family N-acetyltransferase translates to MFVVSTDAERRAAFSIRREVFVDEQGVDEGIEWDEHDEPGADATHFVAYDDGDVVGAARFRAVDADADESATGKVERVVVAADRRGEGWGRRVMDTVESHAREAGFDRLELHAQTPVQEFYETLGYEAYGDEFEEAGIPHVEMAKALS, encoded by the coding sequence GTGTTCGTCGTCTCGACGGACGCCGAACGCCGGGCTGCGTTCTCGATCCGCCGGGAGGTCTTCGTCGACGAACAGGGCGTCGACGAGGGTATCGAGTGGGACGAGCACGACGAACCCGGGGCGGACGCGACCCACTTCGTTGCCTACGACGACGGCGACGTCGTCGGCGCGGCGCGGTTCCGAGCCGTCGACGCAGACGCCGACGAATCGGCGACGGGCAAGGTCGAACGCGTCGTCGTCGCCGCCGACAGACGCGGCGAGGGTTGGGGCCGTCGCGTGATGGACACCGTTGAGTCACACGCTCGCGAGGCTGGGTTCGATCGACTCGAACTCCACGCGCAGACGCCCGTGCAGGAATTCTACGAAACGCTCGGATACGAGGCCTACGGCGACGAATTCGAAGAGGCGGGAATCCCGCACGTCGAGATGGCGAAAGCGCTGTCGTAG
- a CDS encoding DUF1641 domain-containing protein has product MSETPSDASAVATGPDGEGDIQAVAARVDAHADDLIALLDLLSVVRGFGDDLVPELRTAVEENREPLADLRTALENEETMQLVEQVGDNADALADLLDLVVVAQDLSTELVPELRTVAAENRGEIAELRMAFEREETLVLLRRLGDNTDTFLDLLATLEVTSDALADVAPEDEAAAEAARADVRRLATAFDRAESVETLVALGENMETLHGLLALLDGFGDAADRSTEEYYQLGTQLGQAADVVERASDPQVVETVDAGVSAFTDETNDRRVGLFGLLSAFRNDDVQRTIGTMIEATERAGRAQAPDRSN; this is encoded by the coding sequence ATGAGTGAGACACCATCCGACGCGAGTGCGGTGGCGACTGGCCCCGATGGAGAAGGCGATATCCAGGCAGTGGCCGCCCGCGTCGACGCGCACGCCGACGACCTGATCGCGCTCCTGGACCTGCTGTCGGTCGTCCGGGGCTTCGGCGACGACCTGGTACCGGAGCTCCGGACGGCGGTCGAAGAGAACCGCGAGCCGCTGGCGGACCTGCGAACCGCGCTGGAGAACGAGGAGACGATGCAACTCGTCGAACAGGTCGGCGACAACGCCGACGCGCTGGCGGACCTGCTCGACCTGGTCGTCGTCGCGCAGGACCTCTCGACGGAGCTCGTCCCCGAGTTACGCACCGTCGCCGCCGAGAACCGCGGTGAGATCGCGGAACTTCGAATGGCGTTCGAGCGCGAGGAGACGCTGGTTCTGTTGCGCCGGCTCGGCGACAACACCGACACGTTCCTCGATCTGCTGGCGACGCTCGAGGTGACCAGCGACGCACTTGCTGACGTGGCCCCCGAGGACGAGGCGGCCGCCGAGGCGGCACGTGCGGACGTTCGCCGGCTCGCGACGGCGTTCGACCGCGCGGAGTCGGTCGAGACGCTCGTCGCGCTGGGCGAAAATATGGAGACCCTTCACGGGCTTCTCGCACTTCTCGATGGGTTCGGCGACGCCGCCGACCGCAGCACCGAGGAGTACTACCAACTCGGCACGCAGTTAGGGCAGGCCGCGGACGTCGTCGAGCGCGCGAGCGACCCGCAGGTCGTCGAGACGGTCGACGCCGGGGTCAGCGCGTTCACCGACGAGACGAACGACCGCCGAGTCGGCCTGTTCGGACTTCTCTCGGCGTTCCGGAACGACGACGTTCAGCGCACCATCGGAACGATGATCGAGGCAACCGAACGGGCCGGACGCGCGCAGGCACCCGATCGATCGAACTGA
- a CDS encoding alpha-ketoacid dehydrogenase subunit beta yields the protein MSDASGETRDLTMSRAMVSAIAHEMRENDEVFYMGEDVADYGGIFDSTEGLREEFGYDRVMDVPISETAYLGAAVGAAQEGMRPIAELMFVDFFGVAMDQIYNQMAKNTYMSGGNVSVPMVLTAAVGGTYNDAAQHSQTLYGTFAHVPGLKVVVPSTAYEAKGLMHNAIRDDDPVLYMFHKRLMGIGWLPAPDGPKTPVPQTDYTIPFGSADVKRDGDDVTIVTLGLHVHRALEAAADLADDGIDAEVVDLRSLVPLDTDTIVESVEKTGNLVVVDEDYRSYGVTGEIVASVADEALAALDSVERVALPDVPIPYSRPMENEVVPDVDDIAAAVRRTQ from the coding sequence ATGTCCGACGCCAGCGGCGAGACCCGCGACCTGACGATGAGCAGGGCGATGGTCTCGGCCATCGCCCACGAGATGCGGGAGAACGACGAGGTGTTCTACATGGGCGAGGACGTCGCCGACTACGGCGGCATCTTCGACTCGACGGAGGGCCTCCGCGAGGAGTTCGGCTACGACCGGGTGATGGACGTCCCGATCAGCGAGACCGCGTATCTGGGAGCGGCGGTCGGGGCCGCTCAGGAGGGAATGCGGCCCATCGCGGAACTGATGTTCGTCGACTTCTTCGGCGTCGCGATGGATCAGATCTACAACCAGATGGCCAAGAACACCTATATGAGCGGCGGCAACGTCTCTGTGCCGATGGTGCTCACCGCCGCCGTCGGCGGCACCTACAACGACGCCGCCCAGCACTCCCAGACGCTGTACGGCACCTTCGCCCACGTCCCCGGGCTGAAAGTCGTCGTTCCCTCGACCGCCTACGAGGCGAAGGGCTTGATGCACAACGCCATCCGCGACGACGACCCCGTCCTCTATATGTTCCACAAGCGCCTGATGGGGATCGGCTGGCTCCCCGCCCCGGACGGGCCGAAGACGCCCGTCCCACAGACCGACTACACGATCCCGTTCGGCAGCGCCGACGTGAAGCGCGACGGCGACGACGTCACGATCGTGACGCTCGGCCTGCACGTCCACCGGGCGCTGGAGGCGGCAGCGGACCTCGCCGACGACGGGATCGACGCCGAGGTCGTCGACCTGCGGTCGCTCGTCCCGCTGGACACCGACACCATCGTCGAGTCGGTCGAGAAGACGGGGAACCTCGTCGTCGTCGACGAGGACTACCGCTCCTACGGCGTGACGGGCGAGATCGTCGCCAGCGTCGCCGACGAGGCGCTCGCCGCGCTCGATTCGGTCGAGCGCGTCGCGCTCCCTGACGTGCCGATCCCGTACTCGCGGCCGATGGAGAACGAGGTGGTCCCGGACGTCGACGACATCGCCGCGGCCGTCCGGAGGACGCAGTGA